Proteins encoded in a region of the Oscillospiraceae bacterium MB24-C1 genome:
- a CDS encoding cysteine desulfurase family protein produces the protein MNEIYFDNAATTRVDEGVVSLMAQVMREDYGNPSSLHTRGVQAQLLMERAQKQLLSALGAKGGQVLFTSGGTEANNLALFGGSDAKKRRGNRIVTTSVEHSSVLAAARELSRRGFETVEIQPESDGRISVEKLLDACNEGTILVSMMLVNNEVGTVQPVAEVAKKLRLKAPNALLHTDAVQAFGKIPFSVSALGVDMLTLSGHKIHAPKGVGALYLADKVRVTPLLYGGSQQRGLRPGTESVPMIAALGLAAKNAVDRLDDNRTNAQQTKDALIEGLSALPNVIVNSPNQNCSPFLLNCSAVGYRSETLLHFLASHGIYVSSGSACSKGAKSHVLAAMGKSVREIDSALRISLCETNTPPEATRFCDVLSLAMQSLRQS, from the coding sequence ATGAACGAAATCTATTTTGATAATGCCGCAACGACGCGGGTGGATGAGGGCGTGGTGTCCCTGATGGCGCAGGTGATGCGCGAGGACTACGGCAACCCGTCGTCACTGCACACCCGGGGCGTACAGGCGCAGCTGTTGATGGAGCGTGCGCAAAAGCAGCTGCTATCGGCACTGGGTGCCAAAGGTGGGCAGGTGCTTTTTACTTCTGGCGGAACAGAGGCCAACAACTTGGCACTGTTTGGTGGATCAGACGCCAAAAAGCGGCGTGGTAACCGTATCGTCACCACGTCGGTTGAGCATTCCTCAGTACTGGCTGCGGCGCGAGAACTTTCCCGGCGCGGCTTTGAAACGGTCGAAATCCAACCCGAGTCAGACGGCCGCATCAGCGTTGAAAAGTTGCTTGATGCCTGCAATGAGGGTACCATCCTTGTCTCGATGATGTTGGTCAACAACGAGGTGGGCACTGTCCAGCCTGTGGCCGAAGTAGCCAAAAAGCTACGTCTCAAAGCACCCAACGCCCTACTGCACACCGACGCGGTGCAGGCGTTCGGCAAAATCCCCTTTTCAGTTTCGGCGTTGGGGGTGGATATGCTGACGCTCAGCGGGCATAAAATTCATGCACCTAAGGGAGTCGGTGCACTTTATCTTGCCGACAAAGTCAGAGTGACGCCGCTGCTTTACGGCGGAAGCCAACAGCGCGGTCTTCGGCCAGGTACAGAGAGTGTGCCTATGATTGCAGCGCTAGGGCTGGCGGCAAAAAATGCCGTAGACCGACTGGATGACAACCGCACCAACGCGCAGCAAACCAAGGATGCGTTGATCGAAGGACTGTCCGCCCTGCCAAATGTCATCGTCAATTCTCCGAACCAAAATTGTTCGCCGTTTTTATTAAACTGTTCAGCCGTTGGTTACCGTTCTGAAACGCTGCTGCATTTTCTCGCCTCTCATGGTATTTATGTTTCGAGCGGTTCGGCCTGTTCAAAGGGCGCAAAAAGCCATGTTCTGGCGGCCATGGGCAAAAGTGTGCGCGAAATTGATTCGGCATTGCGCATCAGTCTGTGCGAGACCAACACCCCGCCAGAAGCTACACGCTTTTGCGACGTCCTTAGCCTTGCCATGCAATCGCTGCGGCAGTCTTAA
- the thiI gene encoding tRNA uracil 4-sulfurtransferase ThiI, with protein MKEIVLLKYGELALKGTNRATFESILMKNIRRRLAPVGAFTVTKAQSTITVTPMTDDIDMDEAYLRLSRVFGIAAISRSAVVEKSFDAMRAGADYLDDALASVKTFKVNAKRSDKTFPMGSPEICTELGHYLLERHPHLRVDVHNPDLVVWAEVRDRAAYLHAGQQMGAGGMPIGSAGKAALLLSGGIDSPVAGYMMAKRGLEIIAVHFASPPYTSERALLKVKMLCQKMSAYTGRVRLLVVPFTELQQEIGEKCPEEYFTIVMRRLMMEMASHLGEKYGCGALITGESLGQVASQTMQAIACTDQSATLPVFRPVIGMDKEEIVTIARKIDTFETSILPYEDCCTVFTPRHPRTRPQLEWVIEAESGLDRARLIEAAVAGTEAVWIDETTELTI; from the coding sequence ATGAAGGAAATTGTTCTGCTTAAATATGGTGAGCTAGCGCTCAAGGGCACCAACCGCGCTACATTTGAAAGTATTTTGATGAAGAATATCCGCCGTAGGCTTGCCCCTGTCGGCGCGTTTACCGTTACCAAGGCACAGTCCACCATCACTGTCACGCCCATGACCGACGACATCGACATGGACGAGGCTTATCTGCGTCTTTCGCGCGTTTTTGGCATCGCTGCCATCAGCCGCAGCGCCGTAGTCGAAAAAAGCTTTGATGCTATGCGCGCCGGGGCGGATTATCTAGACGATGCGCTTGCTTCGGTGAAAACCTTTAAGGTCAATGCCAAGCGATCGGACAAGACCTTTCCGATGGGGTCGCCAGAAATTTGCACCGAACTAGGGCACTATCTGTTGGAGCGTCACCCCCACCTGCGGGTGGATGTACACAACCCCGATCTGGTGGTCTGGGCTGAGGTGCGCGACCGCGCAGCCTATCTGCACGCCGGGCAGCAAATGGGTGCAGGCGGCATGCCCATCGGTAGCGCCGGTAAAGCAGCACTGTTACTCTCGGGCGGCATCGACTCCCCCGTCGCGGGTTATATGATGGCGAAACGCGGACTGGAGATTATAGCGGTCCATTTTGCGAGCCCGCCCTACACCAGCGAACGTGCATTGCTGAAGGTTAAAATGCTCTGTCAGAAGATGTCGGCCTACACTGGACGGGTACGCCTGTTGGTTGTGCCATTCACTGAGCTTCAGCAGGAGATTGGTGAAAAGTGTCCTGAGGAATATTTCACTATTGTGATGCGTCGCCTGATGATGGAAATGGCTTCGCACCTTGGTGAAAAGTACGGATGTGGCGCACTGATAACTGGCGAAAGTTTAGGACAGGTAGCCAGCCAGACCATGCAGGCCATCGCCTGCACCGACCAATCTGCTACACTGCCGGTCTTCCGCCCAGTTATCGGTATGGACAAGGAAGAAATTGTGACGATTGCGCGCAAGATCGATACCTTTGAGACATCGATCCTCCCCTATGAGGATTGCTGCACCGTCTTCACCCCGCGCCATCCCCGCACCCGCCCACAGCTGGAGTGGGTCATCGAGGCTGAAAGCGGGTTAGATCGCGCGCGTTTGATTGAAGCGGCGGTGGCCGGTACCGAAGCGGTATGGATAGACGAAACAACCGAGCTGACGATCTAA
- a CDS encoding SpoIID/LytB domain-containing protein: MRLTIIEPNDSCREMRGSIDAMLAAMQLKAQEIICQNDRQSLAQAIATALSEAELVLVIGGMSHGGFAREAAADALGRPLVHSKAAAGYIEKRCREQDLVFSEFARCCNLPQGARSFAGDGLFPACLCIHHEHALLLFDEYDDPAQLFRLKTLLTSLFDSPDQTPIVVAEEQLPTEAAEPESLPLSAKAPEAKSPDKRHQAKKPPRSVRSQSKNGRKKTIVGCIAIACVLAVMALAGAAAALLGTLKNETPAQQTNASGTSEQLTVLGPVRTVPPWRLKASSSEKDTPSSQADLSSSESEASAPTASSVPEVSSPSTPAMSSSQAEAPSSTPVASSSAPEVSSSVPEPSSSVPAASSSAPETPSSSSEDETVYVYTGEDDEEDDPPRGSDDTPSAHDDAFDEKLSYTYGGSVRRMNAYDLVCQVLQNETRGNLAPEALKAHVVATYTMIKYNNAAGIAPSVLLNSNISSAVEDAVDAVLGVGVYYNGRYANTVYHSTSCGYTTSSQAVWGGALPYLVPVKSASDRKSPYYQSSYTISEDDFAAKVEKVYGIVLDGDPEDWISVERDAPGGYVGTVEIGGETRSQGGTYGTKLITGRSIREKLLSFALRSHCFDVEYNASKERFEFTVYGYGHGVGMSQYGAHYMALEGYDYVEILEHYYTDTEIY, translated from the coding sequence ATGCGGCTGACAATCATCGAGCCCAACGACAGCTGCCGTGAAATGCGTGGCAGCATAGACGCGATGCTGGCCGCCATGCAGCTAAAAGCCCAGGAGATCATCTGCCAAAATGACCGGCAGAGCCTGGCTCAGGCCATCGCCACGGCGCTTTCCGAAGCCGAATTGGTACTGGTAATCGGCGGCATGTCGCACGGCGGCTTTGCCCGCGAGGCTGCCGCAGACGCACTGGGACGCCCGCTTGTTCACTCCAAGGCGGCGGCCGGTTATATTGAAAAGCGCTGCCGCGAGCAGGATCTGGTCTTTTCTGAGTTCGCGCGTTGCTGCAATCTGCCGCAGGGCGCCCGCTCTTTTGCAGGCGACGGATTGTTCCCCGCCTGCCTTTGCATTCACCACGAGCACGCCCTGCTACTGTTTGACGAATATGACGACCCTGCGCAGCTGTTTCGGCTAAAAACACTGCTAACCTCGCTGTTTGATTCGCCTGACCAAACGCCCATAGTTGTCGCCGAGGAACAATTGCCGACTGAGGCAGCTGAACCTGAATCTTTACCATTATCCGCAAAAGCACCCGAGGCTAAGTCACCAGACAAAAGGCATCAGGCTAAAAAGCCGCCGCGCTCTGTGCGCAGCCAAAGCAAAAACGGGCGTAAGAAGACTATTGTTGGGTGCATTGCCATCGCCTGCGTACTGGCTGTCATGGCGCTGGCTGGTGCGGCTGCGGCACTACTGGGCACATTGAAGAACGAAACCCCTGCACAACAGACAAATGCTTCGGGCACTTCTGAGCAGCTTACCGTTCTGGGTCCAGTCCGGACGGTACCACCCTGGCGTCTGAAAGCATCGTCTTCTGAGAAAGACACACCATCATCCCAAGCGGATCTATCATCGTCTGAATCTGAAGCATCTGCACCAACGGCATCATCGGTACCTGAAGTATCATCTCCGTCCACACCAGCGATGTCATCATCCCAAGCGGAAGCACCATCATCCACACCGGTCGCATCATCGTCTGCTCCTGAAGTGTCTTCATCCGTACCTGAACCATCATCATCAGTACCGGCCGCCTCATCGTCTGCACCCGAGACTCCATCATCGTCATCAGAGGATGAAACGGTGTATGTTTACACAGGCGAGGATGACGAGGAGGATGATCCACCTCGCGGTTCAGACGATACGCCGTCCGCGCACGACGACGCCTTTGATGAAAAGCTTTCTTACACCTACGGCGGCAGCGTTCGGCGTATGAATGCATATGACCTTGTCTGCCAGGTGCTTCAAAACGAAACGCGCGGCAACCTTGCGCCTGAGGCCTTGAAGGCGCATGTGGTCGCCACCTATACCATGATCAAATATAATAACGCCGCCGGAATCGCCCCATCCGTGTTGCTCAACAGCAACATCTCTTCCGCCGTTGAAGATGCAGTCGACGCGGTTTTGGGCGTGGGCGTTTATTATAATGGGCGTTACGCCAACACCGTTTACCACTCGACCAGCTGCGGTTACACCACCAGCTCTCAGGCAGTTTGGGGCGGCGCGTTGCCTTATCTTGTCCCGGTAAAAAGCGCCTCCGACCGCAAATCGCCTTATTATCAAAGCAGCTACACCATCTCGGAGGACGATTTTGCCGCAAAAGTTGAAAAAGTGTATGGTATTGTGCTGGACGGCGACCCAGAGGATTGGATTAGCGTTGAACGCGACGCCCCGGGCGGTTATGTCGGCACAGTTGAAATTGGCGGCGAAACCCGCTCACAGGGCGGAACTTACGGCACTAAGCTCATCACAGGCCGCAGCATACGTGAAAAATTGTTGTCCTTTGCGCTGCGCTCACACTGCTTTGACGTTGAATATAACGCCTCTAAAGAACGGTTTGAATTCACCGTTTACGGCTATGGCCATGGGGTGGGTATGAGCCAATACGGCGCGCATTATATGGCGCTGGAAGGTTAT